One segment of Asaia bogorensis NBRC 16594 DNA contains the following:
- a CDS encoding class I fructose-bisphosphate aldolase, with the protein MSMTYRLRRTLPSHRAAIIMPVDHGLIFDRIEGLETPSSPFARWAGKGVTGFMLTPGQVRQTESFFAAHPELTRVLTIDTYYDYRQLDGAGSHDLITTVEDAVRMGVDAVKMLFPWNMSNRERVALCHRVGKVISACDRWDIPLVLEPVLIGAPRTEEVIIEEEKIARIAYDLGAHVIKIAFPGEARTRRLVEELRVPLVIAGGPLAGSPADTLDAVDQTIRAGARGVIVGRNIWQRDEKTAVDLLGQLDALSRSVRFAD; encoded by the coding sequence ATGTCCATGACCTATCGCCTGCGCCGCACTTTGCCGAGCCATCGCGCTGCCATCATCATGCCTGTCGATCATGGTCTGATTTTCGACCGCATCGAAGGCCTCGAAACACCCTCATCGCCTTTCGCTCGCTGGGCAGGCAAAGGGGTAACGGGTTTCATGCTCACGCCGGGGCAGGTGCGCCAGACCGAGAGCTTCTTTGCAGCACATCCCGAGCTCACGCGCGTTCTGACCATCGATACCTATTACGATTATCGTCAACTCGATGGCGCCGGCTCGCATGACCTGATCACCACCGTTGAGGACGCCGTCCGGATGGGCGTCGACGCCGTAAAGATGCTCTTCCCGTGGAACATGTCGAACAGGGAACGCGTGGCGCTCTGCCATCGTGTCGGCAAGGTGATTTCTGCCTGCGACCGGTGGGATATCCCGCTGGTGCTCGAACCTGTCCTGATCGGTGCCCCCCGCACGGAAGAGGTCATCATCGAAGAGGAGAAGATCGCCCGTATCGCCTATGACCTTGGCGCGCATGTGATCAAGATCGCCTTCCCCGGCGAAGCCCGTACCAGGCGACTGGTCGAGGAACTGCGCGTTCCCCTCGTCATAGCCGGCGGCCCTCTTGCTGGCAGCCCGGCTGATACGCTCGATGCCGTTGATCAGACGATACGTGCGGGCGCACGCGGCGTCATCGTCGGGCGCAATATCTGGCAGCGCGACGAAAAGACTGCCGTTGATCTGCTCGGGCAGCTCGATGCCCTGAGCCGCTCAGTGCGCTTTGCCGACTGA
- the pstC gene encoding phosphate ABC transporter permease subunit PstC, protein MTSAAAPRTQPAPLQEARKTPFWKGDRLFRLLVGACALLVLVSLGGLVLTMAMGGSKAFSTFGAGFAFHDVWNPVTNEYGALAPVFGTIGSTLIAILIGVPLAFGAAFWLTNIAPPMVAGVVGTAVQLLAAVPSIIFGMWGFFIVVPFMAQHVQPFFRHHFGHVPGIRWLVHGAPFGYGLLTGGLVLAVMITPFVTAVMRDVFAVMPPMLKESAYGLGATRWEVMRRVIVPWSRAGMIGGVVLGMGRALGETMAVTFVIGNANTIGWSLFAPRNTVASLVALEFPESAAGSLKLSSLLALGFILMLLSFTTLAIARWLLREKRA, encoded by the coding sequence ATGACTAGTGCTGCCGCGCCGCGGACCCAGCCTGCACCGCTCCAGGAAGCCCGGAAAACCCCGTTCTGGAAGGGCGATCGTCTCTTCCGGCTGCTGGTGGGGGCGTGCGCCCTGCTGGTGCTCGTATCGTTGGGCGGGCTTGTTCTGACCATGGCTATGGGAGGCAGCAAGGCCTTCAGCACCTTCGGTGCAGGCTTTGCCTTTCACGATGTATGGAACCCCGTCACCAATGAATACGGTGCCCTGGCTCCTGTATTCGGCACGATCGGCTCGACGCTTATCGCCATCCTGATCGGTGTGCCGCTGGCCTTCGGGGCAGCATTCTGGCTGACCAATATTGCCCCGCCCATGGTGGCCGGTGTGGTCGGGACTGCCGTGCAGCTTCTCGCCGCGGTGCCCTCGATCATCTTCGGCATGTGGGGCTTCTTCATTGTCGTGCCCTTCATGGCGCAGCATGTGCAGCCTTTCTTCCGGCATCATTTCGGCCATGTGCCTGGCATACGCTGGCTCGTGCATGGCGCACCGTTCGGTTATGGCCTGCTGACGGGCGGGCTCGTTCTGGCTGTCATGATCACACCCTTCGTGACGGCCGTGATGCGTGACGTGTTTGCGGTCATGCCGCCCATGCTCAAGGAAAGCGCCTACGGGCTGGGCGCCACACGCTGGGAGGTCATGCGCCGGGTGATCGTGCCCTGGTCGCGCGCCGGTATGATTGGTGGTGTGGTGCTCGGCATGGGGCGAGCCCTCGGTGAGACCATGGCGGTCACCTTCGTCATCGGCAATGCCAATACGATTGGCTGGTCACTGTTTGCACCACGCAATACGGTGGCCTCTCTTGTCGCGCTCGAATTCCCTGAGAGTGCGGCAGGCAGCCTCAAGCTCTCCTCGCTTCTGGCTCTGGGTTTCATCCTGATGCTGCTGTCCTTCACCACGCTTGCCATTGCACGCTGGCTGCTGCGGGAGAAACGGGCATGA
- a CDS encoding low molecular weight protein-tyrosine-phosphatase yields the protein MPLPSFLFVCTGNICRSPLAEAAMRAEAARRGLTLDIDSAATGVWHVGEAPDSRARRVAKKHGLDIDTYVARQVQEDDFTRFDHIIALDLGHLRALRRLAPEAEQERIRLLMDYVPERAGEEISDPFYGKDIDFETAWQEIALGCAHLASFTLDS from the coding sequence ATGCCTTTGCCTTCCTTTCTTTTTGTCTGCACGGGCAATATTTGCCGCTCTCCCCTTGCCGAGGCGGCCATGCGCGCCGAGGCGGCCCGTCGGGGTTTGACTCTGGATATTGACTCGGCGGCGACCGGTGTCTGGCATGTGGGCGAAGCCCCGGACAGCCGTGCGCGGCGCGTTGCCAAGAAACACGGGCTCGATATCGATACCTATGTCGCAAGGCAGGTCCAGGAAGACGATTTCACGCGTTTCGATCATATCATCGCGCTCGATTTAGGGCATTTGCGTGCCCTGCGTCGCCTTGCCCCGGAGGCGGAACAGGAGCGTATCCGCCTGCTGATGGATTATGTGCCAGAGCGCGCTGGTGAGGAAATCTCTGATCCTTTCTATGGCAAGGACATCGATTTCGAGACAGCGTGGCAGGAAATTGCTCTAGGCTGCGCGCATCTGGCCAGTTTCACGCTGGATTCCTGA
- the pstA gene encoding phosphate ABC transporter permease PstA, whose amino-acid sequence MSKTMGAGWRKDPRATQRLVMDRLATVMSLAATGILVLALVSILWTLLWNGLAGLSLAALLHPMGPPGSNGGLANAILGSLIQTAVALIIATPVGLGCGIYLSEFGSGSKFAMSVRFVSDVLLSAPSILIGLFVYLVLVAPFGHFSGLAGSVALAILAVPIIVRTTEDMLRLVPVAMREAGSALGAAHWRVVLFLCLRSAAPGVLTGILLALARVSGETAPLLFTSLGNQNWSFSLNKPMASLPIAIYQYAGASYDDWVRLAWTGALLVTLGVLGINIIVRFGFRSKQS is encoded by the coding sequence ATGAGCAAGACTATGGGAGCGGGATGGCGCAAGGACCCGCGCGCTACACAGCGCCTCGTGATGGACCGTCTGGCGACTGTCATGAGTCTTGCCGCAACGGGCATACTCGTGCTGGCGCTGGTTTCCATTCTCTGGACTTTGCTCTGGAACGGTCTTGCAGGGCTGTCTCTGGCGGCATTGCTTCATCCCATGGGGCCGCCGGGCAGCAATGGCGGTCTGGCCAATGCCATTCTCGGCAGCCTGATTCAGACAGCAGTGGCGCTCATCATCGCAACACCCGTCGGTCTTGGCTGCGGGATCTATCTTTCAGAGTTCGGCAGCGGCTCGAAATTCGCGATGTCGGTGCGCTTCGTCTCCGACGTTCTGCTTTCGGCGCCGTCCATTCTGATCGGGCTGTTCGTCTATCTCGTACTTGTGGCCCCTTTCGGCCACTTCTCCGGGCTCGCCGGATCGGTGGCGCTGGCCATTCTGGCTGTGCCGATCATCGTGCGCACGACCGAGGATATGTTGCGCCTCGTGCCCGTGGCCATGCGTGAGGCTGGCTCGGCCCTTGGGGCGGCTCATTGGCGCGTTGTGCTCTTCCTGTGCCTGCGTTCGGCAGCACCGGGCGTTCTGACGGGCATCCTGCTTGCGCTTGCCCGCGTGAGCGGTGAGACCGCGCCCCTTCTTTTCACTTCGCTTGGTAACCAGAACTGGTCGTTCAGTCTCAACAAGCCCATGGCGAGCCTTCCCATCGCCATCTACCAGTATGCTGGCGCATCCTATGATGACTGGGTCCGTCTGGCTTGGACGGGAGCGCTTCTGGTGACGCTTGGCGTTCTGGGTATCAATATCATCGTGCGGTTCGGCTTCCGCAGTAAACAGTCATAA
- a CDS encoding fructosamine kinase family protein encodes MRCLHEVKQPPRYGWDEDYAFGTVPIINDWTLDWRDFWRDCRLRPFLDSLPREVAARVNHLSQTLDRFLPSAPRPTLLHGDLWTGNFITSPAPEGGICAVLIDPACYIGDASADFAILTLFATPPEAFWRSYGPLPEGYERSINVYRLWPALVHYRLFGATYLGLVQSLLDTLEL; translated from the coding sequence ATGCGCTGCCTGCATGAGGTGAAGCAGCCTCCGCGTTATGGGTGGGACGAGGATTACGCTTTCGGCACGGTGCCTATCATTAATGACTGGACGCTCGACTGGCGTGATTTCTGGCGGGATTGCCGGTTAAGGCCCTTCCTCGATAGCCTCCCCAGGGAAGTGGCGGCACGGGTCAATCACCTGTCGCAAACTCTCGATCGTTTTCTGCCCTCGGCCCCGCGCCCCACACTCTTGCATGGTGATCTCTGGACCGGCAATTTCATCACCTCGCCCGCGCCTGAGGGCGGGATATGCGCCGTATTGATCGATCCTGCCTGTTATATCGGCGATGCGAGTGCGGATTTCGCCATACTGACGCTTTTTGCGACGCCGCCAGAGGCGTTTTGGCGCAGTTACGGTCCGTTGCCGGAGGGGTATGAACGCAGCATCAATGTCTATCGTCTCTGGCCTGCACTGGTGCATTACCGTCTGTTCGGGGCCACCTATCTGGGTCTTGTACAGAGCCTGCTCGATACATTGGAGCTTTGA
- the pstS gene encoding phosphate ABC transporter substrate-binding protein PstS, with protein sequence MISLSRSLLLFGLAAVISAPAAHAQSVTGAGSSFAAPLYESWGEIAKAKAGLGVNYQSVGSGAGLNQVVAGTVDFGASDKPAATALLDAHHLYQFPTALGAIVVIVNVPGIPAGALQLDGSTLAALYDGRITEWNDPKIQAQNPGLNLPDADVAPIHRADASGTSFVFTSYLSHVSPEWKAHIGAGTSVAWRDGAGARGNDGVAASVKETVGGIGYVEYAYASHNHIPMARMKSHDGAYVTASPKSFMAAASQADWAHASHHVVDLLDSAGDNAWPIMSATYAIVPIGVKPETKRFFEIGLREGEQEARKLDFITVPEAVRDDILAGWPH encoded by the coding sequence ATGATTTCGCTTTCTCGCTCCCTTCTGCTTTTCGGTCTGGCAGCCGTCATTTCCGCTCCCGCCGCACACGCCCAGAGCGTGACCGGTGCCGGGTCGAGTTTTGCAGCACCGCTTTATGAAAGCTGGGGCGAAATCGCCAAGGCAAAGGCGGGGCTCGGGGTGAATTATCAGAGCGTGGGTTCGGGCGCGGGGCTCAATCAGGTCGTGGCCGGTACGGTCGATTTCGGCGCGTCGGACAAACCGGCAGCGACTGCCCTGCTCGATGCCCATCACCTTTACCAGTTTCCCACGGCGCTTGGGGCGATTGTGGTCATCGTGAATGTTCCCGGTATCCCGGCCGGGGCGCTGCAACTCGATGGGTCGACCCTAGCTGCCCTTTATGACGGGCGCATCACCGAATGGAATGACCCGAAAATCCAGGCACAGAATCCCGGGCTGAATTTGCCAGATGCGGATGTGGCACCGATCCATCGAGCCGACGCCTCGGGAACGAGCTTCGTCTTTACCTCCTATCTCTCCCATGTCTCGCCTGAATGGAAAGCTCATATTGGCGCGGGAACCTCTGTGGCATGGCGTGATGGCGCAGGCGCTCGGGGCAATGATGGTGTTGCGGCCAGCGTCAAGGAGACCGTGGGGGGGATCGGATATGTGGAATATGCCTATGCCAGCCACAACCACATTCCAATGGCGCGTATGAAAAGCCATGACGGGGCCTATGTCACGGCCTCGCCTAAAAGCTTCATGGCCGCCGCTTCGCAGGCCGACTGGGCCCATGCCAGCCACCATGTGGTGGATTTGCTCGACAGTGCGGGTGACAATGCTTGGCCGATCATGAGCGCGACCTACGCCATCGTGCCGATTGGGGTGAAGCCGGAGACGAAGCGTTTCTTCGAGATCGGCCTGCGCGAGGGTGAGCAGGAAGCGCGAAAGCTCGACTTCATCACTGTGCCCGAGGCGGTGCGCGACGATATTCTGGCTGGCTGGCCGCACTGA
- the phoB gene encoding phosphate regulon transcriptional regulator PhoB, with protein sequence MSGSLVKIVVVEDDPSLQLMIRYNLDKLGYDVSAFPEAEQAWEFISRSRPDAMVLDWMLPGMSGIDLCRRIRGTASLHDLPVLMLTARADEQDSIRGLDSGADDYIAKPCSIEALDARLRALLRRTQPVKQNVLSFADLTLDLQTHRAERNGRALTLGPTEFRLLEFLMRHPRRVFSREDLLQKVWGSNVHVELRTIDVHIRRLRRALNLDTELDYVRTVRSAGYALDDQA encoded by the coding sequence ATGAGTGGCTCTCTGGTGAAAATCGTTGTGGTTGAGGATGATCCCTCCCTGCAACTCATGATCCGCTATAACCTCGATAAGCTCGGTTATGACGTCTCGGCTTTCCCCGAGGCCGAGCAGGCCTGGGAGTTCATCTCCCGCTCCCGTCCGGATGCGATGGTGCTGGACTGGATGCTGCCGGGTATGTCGGGCATCGATCTGTGCCGCCGCATCAGGGGCACAGCCTCGCTGCATGATCTGCCTGTGCTCATGCTGACGGCGCGCGCCGACGAGCAGGACAGTATTCGCGGACTCGACAGCGGTGCTGATGACTATATTGCCAAGCCCTGCAGCATCGAGGCGCTCGACGCCCGCTTGCGCGCCCTGTTGCGCCGTACGCAGCCCGTCAAGCAGAATGTCCTGAGCTTTGCCGATCTGACGCTCGATCTGCAGACCCATCGTGCCGAGCGCAATGGCCGCGCCCTGACCCTCGGCCCGACCGAATTCCGCCTGCTGGAATTTCTGATGCGTCATCCGCGCCGGGTGTTTTCACGCGAGGATCTGCTTCAGAAAGTATGGGGCTCCAACGTGCATGTGGAACTGCGCACCATCGATGTGCATATCCGCAGGTTGCGTCGGGCGCTCAATCTCGACACGGAACTCGATTACGTCAGGACCGTGCGTTCTGCCGGTTATGCCCTTGACGATCAGGCCTGA
- a CDS encoding FGGY family carbohydrate kinase, with the protein MGFDQVAAGIDIGSTNLKAIIITPEGMVVGRASVPTPRRPDDQMIDATCLFSEVSGLLNRLCGSRYRIRAISTAGIGEDGTLVDARLRPLSAALPWFAPERQALFEMLSPSLAPSPLTGIDPDPFRTLTGWYWAARQEGHERAYAWLALSDYAAAQWCQSAFMSDSLAARTAAYLPQSGAWDDARVTATLGKRGLLPPVVRTGHVVGPVTRTGSANPVFAPDALVVAGGHDHPIGGWGITQLSPAAILDSMGTAEVVVTQNAPYPVPFPAGIDVAPGILSQGAALLCVEELARNLAWASRDSATGAMIAALFSGASKPDSFLESGCFIPGSHGGHTPAFTDDAPLAPLSRASAVVGALARAGETAIERINQLRAASWQANPAQPDVGTTQPDFYLSGGWSRAPGWVAIKRQLGSQPFRIVREPELTAASAALLAARALGWTPSVMDLLMPGEQHL; encoded by the coding sequence ATGGGTTTCGATCAAGTGGCTGCCGGTATCGATATCGGCAGCACCAATCTCAAAGCCATCATCATCACCCCTGAGGGGATGGTCGTGGGCCGCGCCTCGGTTCCCACACCCAGACGCCCCGACGACCAGATGATTGATGCCACATGTCTGTTTAGCGAGGTGAGTGGCCTGCTGAACAGGCTGTGTGGCAGCCGTTACCGCATACGGGCCATCAGCACGGCAGGCATTGGCGAGGATGGCACGCTTGTGGACGCACGGCTACGGCCGCTCTCTGCCGCTCTTCCCTGGTTTGCCCCCGAGCGACAGGCGCTTTTCGAGATGTTGTCTCCTTCGCTGGCGCCCTCACCCCTGACAGGAATCGACCCTGATCCGTTTCGCACCCTGACAGGCTGGTACTGGGCGGCCAGACAGGAAGGGCATGAGCGTGCCTATGCCTGGCTGGCCCTGTCGGATTACGCAGCGGCCCAGTGGTGCCAGTCTGCTTTCATGAGTGACTCACTGGCCGCCCGCACAGCGGCCTACCTCCCACAATCCGGCGCATGGGACGACGCCCGCGTGACAGCCACCCTTGGTAAACGCGGTCTCCTGCCCCCTGTCGTCCGGACGGGGCATGTTGTCGGCCCCGTCACCCGCACGGGCTCGGCGAATCCGGTTTTCGCCCCCGACGCCCTCGTAGTGGCAGGGGGGCACGATCACCCGATAGGCGGATGGGGCATCACACAGCTGAGCCCTGCGGCCATTCTAGATTCCATGGGTACAGCGGAAGTCGTCGTCACGCAGAACGCGCCGTATCCTGTGCCCTTCCCGGCAGGCATCGATGTCGCACCGGGCATCCTGTCGCAGGGCGCAGCGCTGCTTTGCGTAGAAGAGCTCGCCCGCAACCTCGCCTGGGCGTCTCGGGACAGCGCGACCGGCGCAATGATTGCGGCATTGTTCTCTGGTGCCAGCAAGCCGGATTCATTCCTGGAGAGCGGCTGTTTCATTCCCGGCTCTCATGGGGGACATACCCCCGCCTTTACAGACGATGCGCCGCTCGCCCCCCTCTCCCGGGCCTCTGCTGTTGTGGGCGCGCTGGCGCGTGCCGGAGAAACCGCAATTGAGAGAATCAACCAGCTCCGTGCCGCATCATGGCAGGCAAATCCTGCTCAGCCCGATGTCGGGACCACGCAACCCGACTTCTATCTGTCGGGCGGATGGTCGCGTGCGCCCGGCTGGGTAGCCATCAAGCGCCAACTTGGATCGCAGCCTTTCAGGATCGTCCGCGAGCCAGAGCTGACTGCAGCAAGCGCTGCGCTCCTCGCCGCCCGTGCCTTGGGCTGGACGCCATCGGTCATGGATCTGCTCATGCCCGGAGAACAGCACCTGTGA
- a CDS encoding DUF4870 family protein, which yields MQPSFTQTWPASPRSDRARRWAWIVHILFIASFFFGITSIPGVIVAYLKRGDAVGTIYESHFIYAIRTFWLGLLGAIVAGLLCLVMIGYVLLGLLFVWWLVRVIRPIVALVDEAPMRNPRGWF from the coding sequence ATGCAACCGAGCTTTACACAAACCTGGCCTGCTTCGCCCCGAAGCGACCGTGCAAGACGCTGGGCCTGGATCGTTCATATCCTTTTCATCGCCTCGTTCTTTTTCGGCATCACCAGCATACCCGGTGTGATTGTTGCCTATCTCAAACGCGGTGACGCGGTGGGGACGATCTATGAGAGCCATTTCATCTACGCCATCCGCACATTCTGGCTCGGGCTCCTGGGGGCCATCGTGGCAGGGCTGCTCTGCCTCGTGATGATCGGTTATGTCCTGCTTGGTCTGCTTTTTGTCTGGTGGCTGGTCCGGGTCATCCGCCCCATCGTCGCGCTAGTTGACGAAGCACCGATGCGCAATCCGCGCGGTTGGTTCTGA
- the pstB gene encoding phosphate ABC transporter ATP-binding protein PstB: MSEALQDFPHTSSAPATPEAALAVRELDFYYGEKQALKSITMDFRKQNVTAMIGPSGCGKSTLLRIFNRMYDLYPGQKATGSVLFDGADILDPALDLNMLRSRIGMVFQKPTPFPMSIYDNIAFGVRLHEKLSRTEMDARVEDVLTRVALWKEVRDRLKEPAAGMSGGQQQRLCIARSIATKPEVLLLDEPTSALDPISTARIEELLDELKQDFTIAIVTHNMQQAARCADQVAFFYLGSLIEMDSADRMFTNPRQKQTQDYITGRFG; encoded by the coding sequence ATGAGCGAAGCCCTGCAGGATTTCCCCCATACATCGTCCGCTCCGGCCACACCGGAGGCGGCTCTGGCCGTGCGCGAACTCGATTTTTACTACGGCGAGAAACAGGCCCTGAAATCCATCACGATGGATTTTCGCAAGCAGAACGTAACGGCCATGATCGGCCCTTCCGGCTGCGGCAAGTCCACGCTGCTGCGTATCTTCAACCGGATGTACGATCTGTATCCGGGGCAGAAGGCAACAGGATCGGTCCTGTTCGATGGAGCCGATATTCTCGATCCGGCGCTCGACCTGAACATGCTGCGCTCGCGTATCGGCATGGTGTTTCAGAAGCCCACCCCGTTTCCGATGTCGATCTATGACAACATCGCTTTCGGTGTGCGCCTGCATGAGAAGCTCTCGCGCACGGAAATGGATGCGCGTGTTGAGGACGTGCTGACGCGCGTGGCCTTGTGGAAGGAAGTGCGCGATCGTCTGAAAGAGCCCGCAGCGGGCATGTCGGGTGGGCAGCAGCAGCGTCTGTGCATTGCCCGCAGCATTGCGACCAAACCCGAAGTGCTATTGCTCGATGAGCCGACTTCGGCGCTGGACCCGATTTCGACCGCGCGTATCGAGGAGCTTCTTGACGAGCTCAAGCAGGATTTCACCATCGCTATCGTGACGCATAACATGCAGCAGGCGGCACGCTGCGCGGATCAGGTCGCGTTCTTCTATCTCGGCTCCCTGATCGAGATGGACAGCGCTGACCGGATGTTCACCAATCCGCGTCAGAAGCAGACTCAGGATTATATCACCGGGCGTTTCGGTTAA
- a CDS encoding sensor histidine kinase, whose translation MRLARLPPPVALVNTQPGEAPKAPVFCELLPIPAVLLGAGGRIFHANRVAHAVFGDALGAVIRHPAVQSVLATLTPETGVVTRVELDVPVRRIVQVTFRKWPERFASAIGWEEGVLAVLEDCSEFEVVDRMRADFVAYASHELRTPLASLIGFIETLQGPAADDPAAQQQFLAIMAAQAARMERLIERLLYLSRVQRLEHMRPHDMVSAQDLMDRLLEDSQILIRSSDARLILLPTEDDLFFPADEDQIVQVLLNLVENALKYGGPAIEIRVGITAENGKGIEITVADNGRGVDSQHVPRLTERFYRVEGRATASQSGTGLGLAIVKHIVDRHGGRLRIESAPGKGMTCRIWLPRTS comes from the coding sequence TTGCGCCTTGCCCGCCTGCCGCCCCCTGTCGCGCTGGTGAACACCCAGCCGGGGGAGGCGCCCAAGGCCCCGGTCTTTTGCGAACTTCTGCCTATTCCCGCTGTGTTGCTTGGCGCAGGCGGGCGCATTTTTCATGCCAATCGTGTGGCACATGCTGTCTTTGGTGATGCGCTCGGGGCAGTCATCCGGCACCCTGCGGTGCAATCTGTTCTTGCAACGTTGACCCCCGAAACGGGTGTCGTCACGCGTGTCGAACTTGACGTGCCGGTGCGTCGGATCGTGCAGGTGACCTTTCGGAAATGGCCGGAGCGCTTTGCTAGCGCCATAGGCTGGGAAGAGGGCGTGCTCGCTGTTCTGGAAGACTGTTCGGAGTTCGAGGTCGTGGATCGGATGCGCGCCGATTTCGTGGCCTATGCGAGCCATGAACTGCGCACCCCTCTGGCATCGCTCATCGGGTTCATCGAAACGCTTCAGGGTCCTGCGGCCGATGATCCTGCGGCACAGCAGCAATTTCTGGCGATCATGGCGGCGCAGGCTGCGCGTATGGAGCGGCTGATCGAGCGCCTGCTTTATCTGTCGCGTGTTCAGCGCCTCGAACATATGCGGCCTCATGACATGGTGTCCGCACAGGACCTTATGGATCGCCTGCTGGAAGACAGTCAGATCCTGATACGGTCATCCGATGCCAGACTGATCCTCCTGCCGACCGAAGATGACCTTTTCTTCCCGGCTGATGAGGACCAGATCGTTCAGGTGTTGCTCAATCTGGTTGAAAACGCTCTCAAATATGGCGGCCCCGCCATCGAGATACGGGTCGGGATCACCGCAGAGAACGGTAAGGGTATCGAGATTACCGTTGCGGATAATGGCCGCGGTGTGGATAGCCAGCATGTGCCACGCCTGACCGAGCGCTTCTATCGTGTCGAGGGGCGCGCCACCGCCTCTCAGTCGGGTACAGGGCTCGGGCTGGCAATCGTCAAGCATATCGTGGATCGGCATGGCGGCCGCCTGCGTATCGAGAGCGCACCGGGCAAGGGCATGACCTGCCGCATCTGGCTGCCCCGAACGAGCTGA
- the phoU gene encoding phosphate signaling complex protein PhoU, producing the protein MPADSLHTVKSYEQELDRMRAMMARMGGIVESQVAQAVAAVTEHDEDAAQAAPAQDPQVDMLERDVEALAIRLLALRSPMAGDLREIVAALKITGDLERIGDYAASIARRSQRFDLVDRQISLSGLRSMGRLVQENLRRVIDAVTQQDADRATEVWQADREVDEYYTAMFRELVTYMMEDPRNISPCTHLLFIAKNFERIGDHTTNIAERVYYAVTGENLPSVRPRGGLAAGDDLVSR; encoded by the coding sequence ATGCCAGCGGACAGCCTTCACACAGTCAAGAGCTACGAGCAGGAACTGGACCGGATGCGCGCCATGATGGCGCGTATGGGCGGTATTGTCGAAAGTCAGGTTGCGCAGGCCGTAGCGGCCGTGACCGAGCACGATGAGGACGCCGCTCAGGCGGCCCCTGCGCAGGACCCGCAGGTAGATATGCTCGAGCGCGATGTCGAGGCCCTGGCGATCCGCCTTCTGGCGCTGCGCAGCCCGATGGCGGGTGATCTGCGCGAGATCGTGGCCGCTCTCAAGATCACCGGCGACCTTGAGCGTATTGGCGATTACGCTGCCTCGATCGCCCGTCGCAGTCAGCGCTTCGATCTGGTCGATCGCCAGATCTCGCTTTCGGGTCTGCGCAGCATGGGGCGACTGGTGCAGGAGAACCTGCGCCGTGTGATCGATGCCGTGACCCAGCAGGACGCCGACCGCGCAACCGAAGTCTGGCAGGCCGATCGTGAGGTGGACGAGTATTACACCGCCATGTTCCGCGAACTCGTCACCTACATGATGGAGGACCCGCGCAACATCAGCCCGTGCACCCATCTGCTGTTCATTGCCAAGAATTTTGAACGCATCGGTGATCACACCACTAATATCGCCGAGCGCGTCTATTACGCCGTGACGGGGGAGAACCTGCCTTCGGTGCGCCCGCGCGGTGGTCTGGCAGCTGGGGATGATCTGGTTTCGCGATGA